In Prosthecobacter sp. SYSU 5D2, one genomic interval encodes:
- a CDS encoding PTPDL family protein: MKSSRSRIALLAFFCGTSLLQADILILKNGTKYEGNVLSEGPTSIRMKYRLTPKIWDEKDFSRDEIQELIKQTPQEVELIELKKLLPTADLLPADRYEQIIQDQLRPFINKYEGTPEAKEAEAIAATLQEEKKRVSNGETKLAGKWLNATETQAEAYNIEAYKLLVEMREQKAKGNWIESLQVYDKFLKSRPPYTASTYYPEAVTEAMESMDKLGSILTKMAGEQPILNKQREEGLRKMEKDEQSRTRAAIDEEKNKWRAESEAMKRNGVRWIEPYKYDMSSISVMQKAVMAEKARLALVNLDELKTRNEAFVDVYRKIGEEDYTAGAAAFERIQGFSNVPDYKEVVADLKAKLLKLYADLVRKSQASQAAISGSSAIGGAASATVDDRVARILAQANGGAAPATGAPGATAPAPGAAPAPGTPGTAVPAPGAPATAPAPAANPPVQQQPAPQSYPPQAQAPVPAYVPPVEESNTQTYIMIGMGLLIVLFGAMAFMKKKG; the protein is encoded by the coding sequence ATGAAATCTAGCCGATCCCGCATTGCCCTGCTGGCATTCTTCTGCGGCACGTCCCTCCTCCAAGCCGACATCTTGATCCTTAAAAATGGCACCAAGTATGAAGGCAATGTCCTCAGCGAAGGGCCGACCTCCATCCGTATGAAATACCGCCTGACTCCCAAGATCTGGGATGAAAAGGACTTTTCGAGGGATGAAATTCAGGAACTGATCAAGCAGACTCCGCAGGAAGTGGAGCTGATCGAGTTGAAAAAGCTGCTGCCGACGGCGGACCTGCTGCCGGCGGACCGTTATGAGCAGATCATCCAGGACCAGCTCCGCCCCTTCATCAACAAATACGAAGGCACCCCGGAAGCCAAGGAGGCTGAAGCCATCGCCGCCACTCTTCAGGAAGAAAAGAAAAGAGTCTCCAACGGGGAAACCAAGCTGGCGGGCAAATGGCTGAACGCCACCGAGACCCAGGCTGAGGCTTATAACATCGAGGCCTACAAGCTGCTGGTCGAGATGCGTGAACAAAAGGCCAAGGGCAACTGGATCGAATCGCTCCAGGTGTATGACAAATTTCTCAAGAGCCGCCCGCCCTACACTGCCTCCACCTACTATCCCGAGGCTGTGACGGAAGCCATGGAAAGCATGGACAAGCTGGGATCCATCCTGACCAAGATGGCCGGGGAGCAGCCCATCCTGAACAAGCAGCGGGAAGAGGGTCTGCGTAAAATGGAAAAGGATGAGCAGTCCCGCACCCGGGCGGCCATTGACGAGGAAAAGAACAAATGGCGCGCCGAGTCCGAAGCCATGAAACGCAACGGTGTGCGCTGGATCGAGCCTTACAAGTATGACATGAGCAGCATCAGCGTCATGCAGAAGGCCGTCATGGCGGAAAAAGCCCGGCTCGCGCTGGTGAACCTGGACGAGCTCAAAACCCGCAATGAAGCATTCGTGGACGTTTACCGCAAAATCGGTGAAGAAGATTACACGGCAGGTGCCGCCGCCTTTGAGCGGATCCAGGGATTCAGCAACGTCCCTGACTACAAGGAAGTTGTTGCCGACCTCAAGGCCAAGCTGCTGAAGCTGTATGCTGACCTGGTCCGCAAGAGCCAGGCATCCCAGGCGGCGATCAGCGGCTCCTCCGCCATCGGCGGTGCAGCCTCCGCCACGGTGGATGACCGCGTGGCCCGCATCCTGGCCCAGGCCAATGGCGGTGCAGCGCCAGCAACCGGCGCACCCGGTGCGACGGCCCCGGCACCCGGTGCAGCACCTGCCCCAGGCACACCCGGCACGGCGGTCCCGGCACCCGGCGCACCCGCGACCGCCCCCGCCCCTGCGGCCAACCCGCCCGTGCAGCAGCAGCCTGCCCCACAGAGCTACCCGCCGCAGGCCCAGGCACCGGTCCCAGCCTACGTCCCCCCTGTTGAAGAATCCAACACGCAGACCTACATCATGATCGGCATGGGGCTTCTCATCGTTCTTTTTGGTGCCATGGCATTTATGAAGAAGAAAGGCTGA
- a CDS encoding c-type cytochrome domain-containing protein: MHGRFFICGVGLALLALAGCQVPEESETRPTGRNVLDARTLRQAKSGEVDFTTHIKPVLEAKCAACHNQEALPGRMSLASQEEARRSGALRGFIIPGQPEASPLLSRLTSAHAQVQAMPPVGESLTEDEVALIKRWISQGAPWPDGPAGELKTSLSVQGD; the protein is encoded by the coding sequence ATGCACGGTCGCTTTTTCATTTGTGGAGTCGGGTTAGCTCTGCTGGCCCTGGCTGGCTGCCAGGTGCCTGAAGAATCCGAAACACGCCCCACGGGCCGCAATGTGCTGGATGCCCGCACCCTCCGGCAGGCGAAGTCCGGCGAGGTGGATTTCACCACCCACATCAAGCCTGTGCTGGAGGCCAAATGCGCGGCCTGCCACAACCAGGAGGCGCTGCCCGGGCGCATGAGCCTGGCCAGCCAGGAGGAAGCCCGGCGCAGCGGCGCGCTGCGGGGATTTATCATTCCCGGCCAACCCGAGGCCAGCCCGCTGCTGTCCAGGCTGACCAGTGCCCACGCCCAGGTGCAAGCCATGCCGCCCGTTGGCGAGAGCCTGACTGAGGATGAAGTAGCCCTTATCAAACGCTGGATCTCCCAAGGGGCCCCCTGGCCGGACGGTCCGGCAGGTGAGCTGAAGACAAGTCTTAGTGTGCAAGGAGATTGA
- a CDS encoding OmpA family protein, which translates to MLHPAPKSAKRSLSPAPSGGALPVIIILVAVVISVVIFFVFTRPAMEEKLAEQPPVKSAETAERTAAAASVAAAPKPAPAAPPPPPAKPSFGFARPLDVGKDMVRSLNMGDFTRAGDLAAAADPAQAETAAGIFKQMITGLKAKVGQEDQVELLGLVENKTRIAIPLTLPGMQEAVRLQLDLERDDKMGWKITHLQIPKELSSAMAAAPPPTAKETVPEMKTADAPLAPAPEMTPPQTTTPPAAKSAPKGKPAAKTATAPKPPLFTVENMPDALRFGSDFVRALLKHDFAAARAFVDEKKVSAERLAGLCIVFEEGEYEFKPTKPLIITVANPEVSWVIAQVQSQKLQQTTEFGLEMQRSGLDQPWKVVGMNLSEILSSFASSAAKLGVPYTPIVSNPKGGESLALYFEYDRDELHPRALKQLNIVAGLLKSDPAKKLHIAGHTDAKGTDRYNLALSQARAESVKKQLAELGVAAEQVVTTGMGKAQPLGPNEKADGTDDPEGRSKNRRAEIYLDF; encoded by the coding sequence ATGCTTCACCCTGCCCCCAAGTCCGCCAAAAGGTCTCTTTCACCTGCCCCCAGCGGAGGTGCTCTTCCCGTCATCATCATCCTTGTCGCGGTGGTCATCAGCGTGGTGATTTTCTTTGTCTTCACCCGGCCGGCCATGGAGGAGAAGCTGGCAGAGCAGCCGCCTGTGAAAAGTGCTGAAACTGCGGAAAGAACGGCGGCAGCTGCCAGTGTGGCAGCGGCACCCAAGCCTGCTCCCGCAGCCCCGCCGCCGCCACCGGCCAAACCCAGTTTCGGCTTCGCCCGGCCTCTGGATGTGGGGAAGGACATGGTGCGCAGCCTGAACATGGGGGATTTTACGCGTGCGGGGGACCTGGCTGCGGCGGCCGACCCGGCGCAGGCGGAGACCGCAGCGGGGATTTTTAAACAGATGATCACGGGCCTCAAGGCCAAGGTGGGCCAGGAGGACCAGGTGGAGCTACTGGGCCTCGTGGAAAACAAGACCCGCATCGCCATCCCGCTGACCCTGCCAGGCATGCAGGAAGCGGTGCGCCTGCAACTGGATCTGGAACGGGATGACAAAATGGGCTGGAAGATCACCCACCTGCAGATTCCCAAGGAGCTCAGCAGCGCGATGGCCGCTGCCCCCCCGCCGACAGCCAAGGAAACGGTGCCGGAAATGAAAACGGCAGACGCTCCGCTGGCCCCGGCACCTGAGATGACGCCGCCACAGACCACGACACCGCCTGCCGCGAAATCTGCCCCCAAGGGCAAGCCTGCTGCAAAAACAGCCACAGCTCCCAAACCCCCGCTTTTTACCGTGGAGAATATGCCGGATGCGCTGAGATTTGGCAGTGATTTTGTACGGGCTCTGCTGAAGCATGACTTCGCGGCCGCCCGCGCATTTGTGGATGAGAAGAAAGTTTCCGCTGAGCGGCTGGCCGGTCTCTGCATCGTCTTTGAAGAAGGTGAATATGAGTTTAAACCAACGAAACCGCTGATCATCACGGTGGCCAATCCGGAAGTCTCGTGGGTCATCGCCCAGGTGCAGTCGCAGAAGCTGCAACAGACCACCGAATTTGGTCTGGAAATGCAGCGCAGCGGCCTGGACCAGCCGTGGAAAGTCGTTGGCATGAACCTGTCAGAAATCCTGAGCTCCTTTGCCTCCTCGGCCGCGAAGCTGGGGGTGCCTTATACGCCCATCGTCAGCAATCCCAAGGGCGGTGAATCCCTGGCGCTGTACTTTGAATACGACCGGGATGAGCTGCACCCGCGTGCGCTGAAGCAGTTGAACATCGTGGCCGGCCTGCTGAAGTCTGACCCGGCCAAGAAGCTGCACATCGCGGGCCATACGGATGCCAAGGGTACGGACCGGTACAATCTGGCGCTGTCCCAGGCGCGGGCGGAATCGGTGAAAAAACAGCTGGCGGAACTGGGCGTGGCGGCGGAGCAGGTGGTGACGACCGGCATGGGCAAGGCGCAGCCGCTGGGGCCGAATGAGAAGGCGGACGGCACGGATGATCCGGAAGGACGCTCCAAGAACCGGCGTGCGGAGATCTACCTGGATTTTTAG
- a CDS encoding lipid II flippase MurJ: protein MRRLRLLLSQFHARTCSLLKQGAGSRIVSGFMLVAMLTVGSKAVSFFKDAAVARQFGTGDVLDAFLVSFGLLTFLAALFGGGLPESFLPVYTEVAHRKTPRRALRLAVQSTWLHAVSLLGLALLCWLIAPHFISWATRGFNDEKQALAVGLLRQLLPFMVCFGMCYQLSAWLRADKHFIVATTAPMLIPLTIIGVLIYRGAEASVGDLVTGTVLGSIFQLLVLLGALVFHLPGRWRFWRACLALREPALLRISRQSAHYLFAGGVFSSTVVVDQTMAAWLAPGSVAVLGYTEKLCGIILAVTVAPSCDVLFPYFADKVARQDWAGVRRQLILSAASILALAMPAVFLLCWLAPWVVSLLFERGSFTAADTQRVAEVLRYAVFQIPFYIVGSLASRVIVAMQATHFIIWVSFVGLIGNIVLNWVLMRSMETAGIALSTVLVQMTSAVIACLYVFKQIRTRL from the coding sequence TTGAGGCGTTTGCGCCTCCTGCTTTCCCAGTTCCATGCCCGCACGTGCTCCCTGCTCAAGCAGGGTGCCGGATCACGCATCGTCTCCGGATTCATGCTGGTGGCGATGCTGACGGTAGGCTCCAAGGCGGTCTCCTTTTTCAAGGATGCCGCTGTCGCGAGGCAGTTTGGCACCGGGGATGTGCTGGATGCCTTCCTGGTATCCTTTGGGCTGCTGACTTTTCTGGCGGCGCTGTTTGGAGGCGGGTTGCCAGAGTCTTTTCTGCCCGTGTACACGGAGGTGGCGCACCGGAAAACACCCCGGCGCGCGCTGCGCCTGGCGGTGCAAAGCACATGGCTGCACGCTGTCAGCCTGCTCGGTCTGGCGCTGCTGTGCTGGTTAATCGCCCCCCATTTCATCAGTTGGGCCACGCGGGGGTTCAATGACGAAAAGCAGGCGCTGGCCGTGGGGCTGCTGCGCCAGCTTTTGCCGTTCATGGTCTGCTTTGGCATGTGCTACCAGCTCTCCGCGTGGCTGCGAGCTGACAAGCACTTCATTGTGGCCACGACTGCGCCGATGCTCATCCCGCTGACCATCATCGGCGTTCTGATTTATCGGGGTGCGGAGGCATCCGTGGGGGATCTCGTCACGGGCACTGTCCTGGGCTCAATCTTTCAATTGCTGGTGCTGCTGGGCGCACTGGTTTTTCATCTCCCTGGCCGGTGGCGTTTCTGGCGTGCGTGCCTGGCTTTGCGGGAGCCGGCCCTGCTGCGCATCAGCCGCCAGTCTGCCCATTATCTTTTCGCAGGCGGGGTCTTCAGCAGCACGGTGGTGGTGGACCAGACCATGGCGGCCTGGCTGGCCCCGGGCAGCGTGGCCGTGCTTGGCTACACGGAAAAGTTATGCGGCATCATCCTGGCGGTGACGGTGGCCCCCTCCTGCGATGTGCTTTTCCCCTATTTTGCCGACAAGGTGGCGCGGCAGGACTGGGCAGGCGTGAGGCGGCAGCTCATCCTCAGTGCGGCTTCCATCCTGGCCCTGGCGATGCCGGCCGTTTTCCTTTTGTGCTGGCTGGCACCGTGGGTCGTCTCGCTGCTGTTTGAGCGGGGCTCTTTCACAGCGGCAGATACCCAGCGGGTGGCGGAGGTGCTGCGCTATGCGGTCTTCCAGATCCCTTTTTACATTGTCGGCAGCCTGGCGTCGCGGGTCATTGTGGCCATGCAGGCCACCCACTTCATCATCTGGGTGTCCTTTGTCGGGCTGATCGGCAATATCGTGCTCAACTGGGTGCTCATGCGCAGCATGGAGACGGCCGGCATCGCCCTGTCCACAGTGCTGGTGCAGATGACCTCCGCCGTGATCGCCTGCCTGTATGTTTTCAAGCAGATCCGCACCCGGCTCTAA
- a CDS encoding exosortase system-associated protein, TIGR04073 family — protein MKNRIALTILSAMTLCGVAYADIQSPPGHHYNWSRKLSRGVGNILYGWTEPFDVWSRTVKTDGAHAAFSDFFIEGFKRTAVRAGYGVYEMATFPLPTYKLTYRPPYYRKPQIDPWWGYTEFSPELGFASQVDYNRTNGW, from the coding sequence ATGAAAAATCGCATCGCCCTTACCATTCTCTCAGCCATGACGCTCTGCGGCGTCGCTTATGCTGACATCCAGTCCCCTCCCGGACACCACTATAACTGGAGCCGCAAGCTCAGCCGTGGCGTTGGCAATATTCTCTATGGCTGGACGGAGCCCTTTGACGTCTGGAGCCGCACCGTCAAGACCGACGGTGCTCATGCCGCTTTCAGCGACTTTTTTATTGAAGGCTTCAAGCGCACTGCTGTGCGTGCTGGCTACGGCGTGTATGAAATGGCCACCTTCCCGCTGCCGACTTACAAGCTGACCTACCGCCCGCCTTATTACCGCAAGCCGCAGATTGATCCATGGTGGGGTTACACCGAGTTCTCCCCTGAGCTCGGCTTTGCCTCCCAGGTGGATTACAACCGCACGAATGGCTGGTAA
- a CDS encoding dihydrodipicolinate synthase family protein, which translates to METSELRSLLHQGLAIPAHPLALNAQRRLDERRQRALTRYYLAAGVGGLAVGVHTTQFAIRDPRIGLFKPVLSLAAEEMDRSGGGPLVRIAGICGQTPQAVAEAALVHDLGYHAGLLSLGAMSQAGEEELICHCRAVAEVVPVVGFYLQPSVGGRVLPYSFWRRFAEIENVVAIKMAPFNRYQTLDVIRAVMDAGREDIALYTGNDDNIVADLTTPFRLGGRERRIVGGLLGHWSVWTRQAVELLKRCQREPACPELLALGTEVTDSNAAFFDAANGFHGCIAGLHEVLRRQGLLEGLWCLDENEGLSAGQMQEIDRVYAAYPHLHDDAFVGANRDHWLAG; encoded by the coding sequence ATGGAAACTTCTGAACTCCGCTCCCTGCTGCACCAGGGCCTGGCCATCCCGGCGCATCCGCTGGCGCTGAATGCGCAACGCCGGCTGGACGAGCGCCGCCAGCGTGCGCTGACCCGCTATTACCTGGCTGCGGGTGTGGGCGGCTTGGCGGTGGGGGTGCACACCACCCAGTTTGCCATTCGCGATCCGCGCATCGGACTTTTTAAACCCGTCCTGTCCCTGGCGGCGGAAGAGATGGACCGCAGCGGCGGCGGGCCGCTGGTCCGCATCGCCGGCATCTGCGGGCAGACGCCACAGGCCGTGGCGGAGGCGGCCCTGGTCCATGACCTGGGCTACCACGCCGGGCTGCTGAGCCTGGGGGCCATGAGCCAGGCCGGGGAGGAGGAGCTCATCTGCCACTGCCGGGCTGTGGCGGAGGTGGTTCCGGTGGTGGGATTTTACCTCCAGCCCAGTGTCGGCGGACGGGTGCTGCCCTATTCCTTCTGGCGGCGGTTTGCGGAGATTGAAAACGTGGTCGCCATCAAAATGGCTCCCTTTAACCGCTATCAGACCCTGGACGTCATCCGCGCCGTCATGGACGCCGGGCGGGAAGACATCGCCCTCTACACGGGCAATGATGACAACATCGTGGCCGACCTGACCACCCCCTTCCGCCTGGGGGGCCGGGAGCGCCGCATCGTGGGCGGCTTGCTGGGCCACTGGTCCGTCTGGACACGGCAGGCGGTGGAGCTTCTGAAGCGCTGCCAGAGGGAACCCGCCTGCCCGGAACTGCTGGCCCTGGGGACGGAGGTGACGGACAGCAACGCCGCCTTCTTTGATGCGGCCAACGGTTTTCATGGCTGCATCGCCGGGCTGCATGAGGTGCTGCGCCGCCAGGGGCTGCTGGAGGGCCTGTGGTGCCTGGATGAGAATGAAGGTCTCAGCGCCGGCCAGATGCAGGAAATTGACCGGGTGTATGCGGCCTATCCCCATCTCCATGATGATGCGTTTGTCGGGGCCAACCGTGACCATTGGCTGGCGGGCTGA
- a CDS encoding DUF6600 domain-containing protein, with translation MKTIYTAGSIALLSLALVSCDRPAPQNSAAADEARRQLEETQAAYQQQAADMQARSEELKKQLDDLQRSIQEKENADLQARLEAMQAENEQLMAEAEAARLKSEELRDQLAANPSYPAPAPAPYPAPAPAPYPETAPYYPAPEPGGQAWMEPEADYSMFYEELAPHGQWLDVEGYGYAWRPALASRSTWRPYLDGRWVWSDHGWAWDSPEPFGWACYHYGRWVRISRHGWVWVPGREWAPAWVSWRSGGDAVGWAPLPPERRRGYTSIGYDCDVNYGLSPSSYIFIEAENFGRSSYVNISLSFTNVTRIFAQTVNVTNIIQINQQQTNFFVNRGGPRRDWVEQRVGRPIPVAPVRIARTPERPQMNRPEREGVRPLIAAQLPPSRKDRDRKPPKIAEKITRPALVDGWEDIPKDRRQNLRDTITRQAREPKPAPTQPAVATQPPQQTPERDRPSERDRVPQPGPDRPGPVAMPEVRPGLPPGGRPSTPPDHVADRDGDGTPGRRPETMPPGGRPESGEAEPARPTEPPGGRPTTPPDRMADRDRRTEGMRPGSRNETAAPDEVARREREAAEAKKREDTAKQGDMTKRDRAAATEAAKQAEMSRAREAAAAQQQEMLRKRAEAEAMQKQLLEQQKRGEDLRRQQAEAIKTQAAQQAEMVNRQRETQAQQAREAAMRQQAEVASRQRETQAQQAREAAARQQAEMASRQRETQAQQAREAAMRQQAEMASRQRETQAQQAREAAMRQQAEMASRQREAQAQQAREAAARQQAEMAERQREAMRQQQESSRRAAEEAQRRTPPPQRSPREERSRQR, from the coding sequence ATGAAGACCATCTACACCGCAGGCAGCATCGCCCTGCTTTCCCTGGCACTCGTCAGTTGTGACCGGCCAGCCCCGCAAAACTCTGCTGCGGCAGATGAGGCGCGGCGGCAGCTGGAGGAAACCCAGGCCGCCTACCAGCAGCAGGCAGCCGACATGCAGGCACGGAGCGAGGAGCTGAAAAAGCAGCTCGATGACCTGCAGCGCAGCATCCAGGAAAAGGAAAACGCGGATCTGCAGGCGCGGCTGGAGGCCATGCAGGCAGAAAATGAGCAGCTCATGGCGGAAGCGGAAGCCGCCCGGCTGAAAAGCGAGGAGCTGCGCGACCAGCTGGCAGCGAACCCGTCCTACCCCGCCCCGGCACCTGCGCCCTACCCCGCCCCGGCACCTGCGCCCTACCCTGAGACGGCACCTTACTACCCTGCCCCGGAACCCGGCGGCCAGGCCTGGATGGAGCCGGAGGCAGACTACTCGATGTTTTACGAGGAACTTGCACCGCATGGCCAGTGGCTGGATGTGGAGGGCTACGGGTATGCCTGGAGGCCGGCGCTGGCCTCGCGCTCCACCTGGCGGCCGTACCTGGACGGGCGGTGGGTGTGGAGCGACCACGGCTGGGCCTGGGATTCACCGGAGCCGTTTGGCTGGGCCTGCTACCATTATGGCCGGTGGGTGCGCATCTCCCGCCATGGCTGGGTGTGGGTGCCGGGCCGGGAGTGGGCGCCGGCGTGGGTCTCCTGGCGGTCCGGGGGGGATGCGGTGGGCTGGGCACCGCTGCCGCCAGAGCGCCGGCGCGGCTACACGAGCATCGGTTATGACTGCGATGTGAACTACGGCCTGTCTCCCAGCAGCTACATTTTTATTGAAGCGGAAAACTTTGGCCGCAGCAGCTATGTGAACATCAGCCTCTCCTTCACCAACGTCACCCGCATCTTTGCCCAGACGGTGAATGTGACCAACATCATCCAGATCAACCAGCAGCAGACGAATTTTTTCGTCAATCGCGGCGGGCCGCGGCGGGACTGGGTGGAGCAGCGTGTGGGGCGGCCCATCCCGGTAGCCCCGGTGCGCATCGCGCGGACGCCGGAGCGGCCCCAGATGAACCGCCCGGAACGGGAGGGCGTGCGCCCGCTCATCGCTGCGCAGCTCCCTCCGAGCCGTAAGGACAGGGACCGCAAGCCCCCGAAGATCGCTGAAAAAATCACCCGTCCTGCCCTGGTGGACGGCTGGGAGGACATCCCGAAAGACCGCCGTCAAAACCTACGGGACACCATCACCCGCCAGGCCCGTGAGCCAAAACCCGCACCAACGCAGCCCGCAGTAGCCACACAGCCTCCTCAGCAGACACCTGAACGGGACCGCCCAAGTGAGCGTGACCGTGTCCCCCAGCCAGGCCCGGACCGCCCGGGACCCGTAGCAATGCCTGAGGTGCGCCCCGGCCTGCCACCCGGCGGGCGTCCTTCCACACCGCCAGACCATGTCGCAGACCGTGACGGTGACGGCACACCCGGCCGCCGCCCGGAAACCATGCCCCCCGGCGGGCGCCCTGAGAGTGGGGAAGCTGAGCCAGCCCGCCCAACGGAGCCACCGGGAGGCAGGCCTACCACACCGCCGGACCGCATGGCAGACCGTGACCGCCGTACCGAAGGGATGCGCCCTGGCAGCCGGAATGAAACCGCCGCACCTGATGAAGTGGCACGCCGTGAACGGGAGGCTGCAGAGGCAAAAAAACGCGAAGATACCGCCAAGCAGGGCGACATGACCAAGCGGGACCGCGCTGCCGCCACGGAAGCCGCCAAGCAGGCCGAAATGAGCCGTGCCCGCGAGGCTGCTGCCGCCCAGCAGCAGGAGATGCTCCGCAAACGGGCCGAGGCCGAGGCCATGCAGAAGCAACTTTTGGAACAACAAAAACGGGGTGAAGATCTGCGCCGCCAGCAGGCCGAAGCCATCAAAACCCAAGCGGCCCAGCAGGCTGAAATGGTCAACCGCCAGCGCGAAACCCAGGCCCAGCAGGCGCGTGAAGCCGCTATGCGCCAGCAAGCTGAAGTGGCCAGCCGCCAGCGCGAAACCCAGGCCCAGCAAGCACGCGAGGCTGCCGCGCGCCAGCAGGCGGAGATGGCCAGCCGCCAGCGTGAAACCCAGGCCCAGCAGGCGCGTGAAGCCGCCATGCGCCAGCAGGCGGAGATGGCCAGCCGCCAGCGTGAAACCCAGGCCCAGCAGGCGCGTGAAGCCGCCATGCGCCAGCAAGCGGAGATGGCCAGCCGCCAGCGTGAGGCCCAGGCCCAGCAAGCACGCGAGGCCGCCGCGCGCCAGCAGGCGGAGATGGCTGAGCGCCAGCGCGAGGCCATGCGGCAGCAGCAGGAATCCTCCCGGCGCGCGGCAGAGGAAGCCCAACGACGGACCCCGCCGCCGCAGCGCAGCCCGCGGGAAGAGCGGAGCCGCCAACGCTGA
- a CDS encoding NAD-dependent epimerase/dehydratase family protein, with protein MKPLLTQDDLEDQLSLPTPGVLDTLRALDGDVMVLGAGGKMGPTLARMLRRGFDAVGKKDRTVYAVSRFSNPGAAAELEVHGVRTLACDLLDRADVQALPEVANVIFMAGQKFGTHDSPELTWVMNTIVPAIVADRYVGSRIVVFSTACVYPLMPVAGPGSREEDALGPPGDYANSCVGRERIFTHYAKETGTRALMFRLSYAIDLRYGVLHDVAQRVAQGQPVDVTMGHANIIWQGDANARAIQCLERTACPPPALNVTGLERVSIRAVAEQFGSLLGKPAVITGSEAPTAWLFDASRSYEWFGPPTVTLEEMIHATAQWVRQGGASLGKPTHFETRDGNF; from the coding sequence ATGAAGCCCCTGCTCACCCAAGACGACCTCGAAGACCAGCTCAGCCTGCCCACCCCGGGCGTGCTGGATACCCTGCGCGCCCTGGACGGCGATGTGATGGTGCTGGGGGCCGGTGGCAAGATGGGACCGACCCTGGCGCGCATGCTGCGACGCGGGTTCGATGCGGTGGGGAAAAAAGACCGGACGGTTTATGCCGTCTCGCGGTTTTCCAATCCGGGAGCGGCGGCGGAGCTGGAGGTACACGGGGTGCGGACGCTGGCCTGCGACCTGCTGGACCGGGCCGATGTGCAGGCCCTGCCGGAGGTGGCCAACGTCATTTTTATGGCCGGGCAGAAATTTGGCACGCACGACTCCCCGGAGCTGACCTGGGTGATGAACACGATCGTGCCCGCCATAGTGGCGGACCGATATGTGGGCTCCAGAATCGTTGTTTTTTCCACGGCCTGCGTGTATCCCCTGATGCCGGTGGCAGGTCCGGGCTCGCGTGAGGAAGACGCCCTGGGGCCGCCGGGGGACTATGCCAACTCCTGTGTGGGCCGGGAGCGCATCTTCACCCACTATGCGAAGGAGACGGGAACGCGGGCGCTGATGTTCCGGCTCAGCTACGCCATTGACCTGCGCTACGGGGTCCTGCATGACGTGGCGCAAAGGGTGGCCCAGGGCCAGCCGGTGGATGTCACCATGGGCCATGCCAACATCATCTGGCAGGGGGATGCGAATGCGCGGGCCATCCAGTGCCTGGAGCGCACCGCCTGCCCCCCGCCCGCGCTCAATGTCACGGGGCTGGAGCGGGTGTCCATCCGCGCAGTGGCGGAGCAGTTTGGCAGCCTGCTGGGGAAACCGGCAGTCATCACCGGCAGCGAGGCTCCCACGGCGTGGCTTTTTGATGCCTCCCGGTCTTACGAGTGGTTCGGCCCGCCAACGGTGACGCTGGAGGAGATGATCCATGCGACGGCCCAATGGGTGCGCCAGGGTGGCGCTTCCCTGGGCAAACCCACCCACTTTGAAACCCGCGATGGAAACTTCTGA